The nucleotide sequence TTGCTAACAGCACGGCAATGACGATGAAGTACGATCGAGCTTAACTTAAACTCTCCATGCCCAACTTCTCTTTCTTTGATCTTAATTAAACATAAAGTTTGTTCAATATCCTGGAAATACATTGCTGTCCTTAGTGAAGGGATaaccattttattttaaacatatttacCCTAATAATCTTTTATCAacacaaaaatgaaaaaacaTTGAAGTCATATGTGTTTGATTTACTCAAAATGTTCTATTTCATATTTAAAGTCCTATAGTTTTTGTAGTTTCGTAAGCTTCGACATACTAAATTTATAACCATTTACTGTAGTCTATAAAAAACACGGGCATGAAAAGCTTAATAACAACTATTTTGCTAGCATAAAAGCATCTTTGTTAACAATAGGTACTGGCTATAGCTAAGTTACATATGTTCGATACTGTAGTGAACGAATTGCAGCTGGAATGTTAGCATTGCTCAAGGGAATCTGCCAGCCAGCCATGGGAGAGTTATTGCCTAATTATGGATTCCATCGAGATCCCGGCTAGCTCGGTGTGGTGCCAAAGTTGAGACGCAGTTGCTCCAGAAACACGAAGGTGATGACCGTGTGGGGACCAAGACGCACAAAGGCCGGTACATAGCCCTTGAAGAAACCGAGGGGTCCCAACTTGGCCGTGTGCTTTATCACGTCCCAAAGACCGGAGTACTCTCCGGGCTTAGCGTTCATCGATCGCGTCTTTAGAACATCCAGTGGCTGGGTCAGGGTGGTGGCTATCGTTCCGGCCACCAGGGAGGCGGTGAAGTGGGTGATCAGGTTGTCGTGGAAATAAGGCGTGGCCAGCAGGTAGATCTTTGTCTGGTCGTAAAAAGCAATCTGGCCGATGGTCATCAGGATACCACGAGCAGTCGCTGTGGTGGCGCCGGAAAACAGTCTAGCGAATCCCTCTTGCCGGTACACCTTGATCAGTCCATCGAAGGCGTTCTTATAGCTAAATTAAAGAGATGAAAAATTGTAGTGGTTTTCAGAATTTTTGTATAGCGATATGAGACGATACTTCCATTTCATTACAAAAATGTATGAAGACTATATATTGTGGTTTAAAGAGCtaaattaaaactttaaatttgTTGGGAAGTAATATTCCCTGCAAGCTTATAA is from Drosophila suzukii chromosome 3, CBGP_Dsuzu_IsoJpt1.0, whole genome shotgun sequence and encodes:
- the Dic1 gene encoding mitochondrial dicarboxylate carrier — its product is MAKQERKSRWFFGGLASVGAAVVTHPLDLIKVTLQTQQGHLSVAQLIPKLAREQGILVFYNGLSASMLRQMTYSTARFGVYEAGKDYVKTDTFAGKVALAGASGLVGGIVGTPADMVNVRMQNDVKLPQEQRRNYKNAFDGLIKVYRQEGFARLFSGATTATARGILMTIGQIAFYDQTKIYLLATPYFHDNLITHFTASLVAGTIATTLTQPLDVLKTRSMNAKPGEYSGLWDVIKHTAKLGPLGFFKGYVPAFVRLGPHTVITFVFLEQLRLNFGTTPS